In a single window of the Rhinolophus ferrumequinum isolate MPI-CBG mRhiFer1 chromosome 21, mRhiFer1_v1.p, whole genome shotgun sequence genome:
- the RILP gene encoding rab-interacting lysosomal protein isoform X4 — protein sequence METWRGELGAHGRGPRVAVGSETAAELVYHLAGALGTELKELARRFGPEAAAGLVPLVVRALELLEKAAVGPDPDSLQVSAQQAELELRRLREENEHLRRELRSGPQEERALLQQLKEVTDRQRDELRAHNRDLLQRSQETEALQEQLQRLLLVNAGLRHKLAVVQTQLRAARDRENERELRREEAVELAQKRTRDQTEGPGCEQRQEPERATAGAGAPGTPEDPAGARQQPQCPSNIGQCGFSREELKQILQERNELKANVFLLKEELAYFQRELLADHRVPGLLLEAMKVAVRKQRKKIKAKMLGTPEEAESSLRVPLSLCPLLSGPGGCAKG from the exons ATGGAGACCTGGAGGGGGGAGCTTGGGGCGCATGGCCGGGGGCCTCGAGTGGCCGTGGGGTCGGAGACGGCGGCGGAGCTCGTGTACCATCTAGCGGGGGCCCTGGGCACTGAGTTAAAGGAGCTGGCACGCCGCTTCGGGCCGGAGGCTGCGGCCGGGCTCGTGCCGCTCGTGGTGCGGGCGCTGGAGCTCCTGGAAAAGGCTGCTGTGGGTCCGGATCCGGACTCG TTGCAGGTATCCGCGCAGCAGGCCGAACTGGAGCTGCGGCGGCTACGAGAGGAGAATGAGCACCTCCGCAGAGAGTTGCGCTCTGGGCCACAAG AGGAGCGCGCTCTGCTGCAGCAGCTCAAGGAGGTGACCGACCGACAGCGGGACGAACTCCGGGCGCACAACCGTGATCTGCTGCAGCGTAGCCAGGAGACTGAGGCG TTGCAGGAGCAGCTGCAGCGCCTCCTACTGGTGAATGCCGGGTTGCGGCACAAGTTGGCCGTGGTGCAAACACAGCTGCGCGCCGCGCGGGACCGCGAGAACGAGCGGGAGCTGCGGCGCGAAGAGGCAGTGGAGCTGGCTCAGAAGCGGACGCGGGACCAGACCGAGGGTCCTGGGTGTGAGCAGAGACAGGAGCCTGAGCGAGCGACCGCCGGAGCAGGAGCCCCGGGGACACCTGAGGACCCT GCGGGTGCCCGGCAGCAGCCACAGTGCCCCTCCAACATAGGGCAATGCGGCTTCAGTCGGGAAGAGCTTAAGCAGATCCTTCAGGAGCGGAATGAGCTCAAAGCCAACGTATTCCTGCTGAAGGAGGAGTTGGCCTACTTCCAGCG GGAGCTGCTCGCAGACCACAGGGTCCCTGGGCTTCTGCTGGAAGCCATGAAGGTGGCTGTCAGGAAGCAGCGGAAGAAGATCAAGGCCAAAATGTTAGGGACCCCAGAGGAAGCAGAGAGCAG CCTCCGGGTCCCGTTGTCGCTCTGTCCTCTCCTGTCTGGTCCCGGGGGCTGCGCAAAAGGCTGA
- the RILP gene encoding rab-interacting lysosomal protein isoform X3: protein METWRGELGAHGRGPRVAVGSETAAELVYHLAGALGTELKELARRFGPEAAAGLVPLVVRALELLEKAAVGPDPDSLQVSAQQAELELRRLREENEHLRRELRSGPQEERALLQQLKEVTDRQRDELRAHNRDLLQRSQETEALQEQLQRLLLVNAGLRHKLAVVQTQLRAARDRENERELRREEAVELAQKRTRDQTEGPGCEQRQEPERATAGAGAPGTPEDPAGARQQPQCPSNIGQCGFSREELKQILQERNELKANVFLLKEELAYFQRELLADHRVPGLLLEAMKVAVRKQRKKIKAKMLGTPEEAESSISFSLASGSRCRSVLSCLVPGAAQKAERS from the exons ATGGAGACCTGGAGGGGGGAGCTTGGGGCGCATGGCCGGGGGCCTCGAGTGGCCGTGGGGTCGGAGACGGCGGCGGAGCTCGTGTACCATCTAGCGGGGGCCCTGGGCACTGAGTTAAAGGAGCTGGCACGCCGCTTCGGGCCGGAGGCTGCGGCCGGGCTCGTGCCGCTCGTGGTGCGGGCGCTGGAGCTCCTGGAAAAGGCTGCTGTGGGTCCGGATCCGGACTCG TTGCAGGTATCCGCGCAGCAGGCCGAACTGGAGCTGCGGCGGCTACGAGAGGAGAATGAGCACCTCCGCAGAGAGTTGCGCTCTGGGCCACAAG AGGAGCGCGCTCTGCTGCAGCAGCTCAAGGAGGTGACCGACCGACAGCGGGACGAACTCCGGGCGCACAACCGTGATCTGCTGCAGCGTAGCCAGGAGACTGAGGCG TTGCAGGAGCAGCTGCAGCGCCTCCTACTGGTGAATGCCGGGTTGCGGCACAAGTTGGCCGTGGTGCAAACACAGCTGCGCGCCGCGCGGGACCGCGAGAACGAGCGGGAGCTGCGGCGCGAAGAGGCAGTGGAGCTGGCTCAGAAGCGGACGCGGGACCAGACCGAGGGTCCTGGGTGTGAGCAGAGACAGGAGCCTGAGCGAGCGACCGCCGGAGCAGGAGCCCCGGGGACACCTGAGGACCCT GCGGGTGCCCGGCAGCAGCCACAGTGCCCCTCCAACATAGGGCAATGCGGCTTCAGTCGGGAAGAGCTTAAGCAGATCCTTCAGGAGCGGAATGAGCTCAAAGCCAACGTATTCCTGCTGAAGGAGGAGTTGGCCTACTTCCAGCG GGAGCTGCTCGCAGACCACAGGGTCCCTGGGCTTCTGCTGGAAGCCATGAAGGTGGCTGTCAGGAAGCAGCGGAAGAAGATCAAGGCCAAAATGTTAGGGACCCCAGAGGAAGCAGAGAGCAG TATCTCCTTCTCTCTAGCCTCCGGGTCCCGTTGTCGCTCTGTCCTCTCCTGTCTGGTCCCGGGGGCTGCGCAAAAGGCTGAACGTAGCTGA
- the RILP gene encoding rab-interacting lysosomal protein isoform X1, with the protein METWRGELGAHGRGPRVAVGSETAAELVYHLAGALGTELKELARRFGPEAAAGLVPLVVRALELLEKAAVGPDPDSLQVSAQQAELELRRLREENEHLRRELRSGPQEERALLQQLKEVTDRQRDELRAHNRDLLQRSQETEALQEQLQRLLLVNAGLRHKLAVVQTQLRAARDRENERELRREEAVELAQKRTRDQTEGPGCEQRQEPERATAGAGAPGTPEDPAGARQQPQCPSNIGQCGFSREELKQILQERNELKANVFLLKEELAYFQRELLADHRVPGLLLEAMKVAVRKQRKKIKAKMLGTPEEAESSDDEDGSWLLLSSDKGDYPPPSESRIQSFFGQCYRGEAEAPEAKTSSTDTSELGGEEETPQQPHLEPMDGPVSPSS; encoded by the exons ATGGAGACCTGGAGGGGGGAGCTTGGGGCGCATGGCCGGGGGCCTCGAGTGGCCGTGGGGTCGGAGACGGCGGCGGAGCTCGTGTACCATCTAGCGGGGGCCCTGGGCACTGAGTTAAAGGAGCTGGCACGCCGCTTCGGGCCGGAGGCTGCGGCCGGGCTCGTGCCGCTCGTGGTGCGGGCGCTGGAGCTCCTGGAAAAGGCTGCTGTGGGTCCGGATCCGGACTCG TTGCAGGTATCCGCGCAGCAGGCCGAACTGGAGCTGCGGCGGCTACGAGAGGAGAATGAGCACCTCCGCAGAGAGTTGCGCTCTGGGCCACAAG AGGAGCGCGCTCTGCTGCAGCAGCTCAAGGAGGTGACCGACCGACAGCGGGACGAACTCCGGGCGCACAACCGTGATCTGCTGCAGCGTAGCCAGGAGACTGAGGCG TTGCAGGAGCAGCTGCAGCGCCTCCTACTGGTGAATGCCGGGTTGCGGCACAAGTTGGCCGTGGTGCAAACACAGCTGCGCGCCGCGCGGGACCGCGAGAACGAGCGGGAGCTGCGGCGCGAAGAGGCAGTGGAGCTGGCTCAGAAGCGGACGCGGGACCAGACCGAGGGTCCTGGGTGTGAGCAGAGACAGGAGCCTGAGCGAGCGACCGCCGGAGCAGGAGCCCCGGGGACACCTGAGGACCCT GCGGGTGCCCGGCAGCAGCCACAGTGCCCCTCCAACATAGGGCAATGCGGCTTCAGTCGGGAAGAGCTTAAGCAGATCCTTCAGGAGCGGAATGAGCTCAAAGCCAACGTATTCCTGCTGAAGGAGGAGTTGGCCTACTTCCAGCG GGAGCTGCTCGCAGACCACAGGGTCCCTGGGCTTCTGCTGGAAGCCATGAAGGTGGCTGTCAGGAAGCAGCGGAAGAAGATCAAGGCCAAAATGTTAGGGACCCCAGAGGAAGCAGAGAGCAG tGACGATGAGGATGGCTCATGGCTCCTGCTCTCCAGTGATAAGGGAGATTACCCCCCACCCTCTGAGTCCAGAATACAGAGTTT CTTTGGCCAGTGTTATCGGGGTGAAGCAGAGGCCCCTGAAGCCAAGACCAGCAGTACAGATACCAGCGAGCTAGGGGGAGAAGAAGAGACCCCACAGCAACCCCACTTGGAGCCTATGGACGGCCCTGTATCCCCCAGCTCCTGA
- the RILP gene encoding rab-interacting lysosomal protein isoform X2, giving the protein METWRGELGAHGRGPRVAVGSETAAELVYHLAGALGTELKELARRFGPEAAAGLVPLVVRALELLEKAAVGPDPDSLQVSAQQAELELRRLREENEHLRRELRSGPQEERALLQQLKEVTDRQRDELRAHNRDLLQRSQETEALQEQLQRLLLVNAGLRHKLAVVQTQLRAARDRENERELRREEAVELAQKRTRDQTEGPGCEQRQEPERATAGAGAPGTPEDPAGARQQPQCPSNIGQCGFSREELKQILQERNELKANVFLLKEELAYFQRELLADHRVPGLLLEAMKVAVRKQRKKIKAKMLGTPEEAESSFGQCYRGEAEAPEAKTSSTDTSELGGEEETPQQPHLEPMDGPVSPSS; this is encoded by the exons ATGGAGACCTGGAGGGGGGAGCTTGGGGCGCATGGCCGGGGGCCTCGAGTGGCCGTGGGGTCGGAGACGGCGGCGGAGCTCGTGTACCATCTAGCGGGGGCCCTGGGCACTGAGTTAAAGGAGCTGGCACGCCGCTTCGGGCCGGAGGCTGCGGCCGGGCTCGTGCCGCTCGTGGTGCGGGCGCTGGAGCTCCTGGAAAAGGCTGCTGTGGGTCCGGATCCGGACTCG TTGCAGGTATCCGCGCAGCAGGCCGAACTGGAGCTGCGGCGGCTACGAGAGGAGAATGAGCACCTCCGCAGAGAGTTGCGCTCTGGGCCACAAG AGGAGCGCGCTCTGCTGCAGCAGCTCAAGGAGGTGACCGACCGACAGCGGGACGAACTCCGGGCGCACAACCGTGATCTGCTGCAGCGTAGCCAGGAGACTGAGGCG TTGCAGGAGCAGCTGCAGCGCCTCCTACTGGTGAATGCCGGGTTGCGGCACAAGTTGGCCGTGGTGCAAACACAGCTGCGCGCCGCGCGGGACCGCGAGAACGAGCGGGAGCTGCGGCGCGAAGAGGCAGTGGAGCTGGCTCAGAAGCGGACGCGGGACCAGACCGAGGGTCCTGGGTGTGAGCAGAGACAGGAGCCTGAGCGAGCGACCGCCGGAGCAGGAGCCCCGGGGACACCTGAGGACCCT GCGGGTGCCCGGCAGCAGCCACAGTGCCCCTCCAACATAGGGCAATGCGGCTTCAGTCGGGAAGAGCTTAAGCAGATCCTTCAGGAGCGGAATGAGCTCAAAGCCAACGTATTCCTGCTGAAGGAGGAGTTGGCCTACTTCCAGCG GGAGCTGCTCGCAGACCACAGGGTCCCTGGGCTTCTGCTGGAAGCCATGAAGGTGGCTGTCAGGAAGCAGCGGAAGAAGATCAAGGCCAAAATGTTAGGGACCCCAGAGGAAGCAGAGAGCAG CTTTGGCCAGTGTTATCGGGGTGAAGCAGAGGCCCCTGAAGCCAAGACCAGCAGTACAGATACCAGCGAGCTAGGGGGAGAAGAAGAGACCCCACAGCAACCCCACTTGGAGCCTATGGACGGCCCTGTATCCCCCAGCTCCTGA
- the SCARF1 gene encoding scavenger receptor class F member 1 isoform X2 yields MGLGLLLPLLLLWIQETQGSELDPNGQHVCMANSPSAELQCCPGWRQKDQECTIPICEGHDACREDEVCVKPGLCRCKPGFFGAQCNSRCPGQYWGPDCRESCACYPHGQCEPDTGVCHCQADRWGSRCEFACACSSHGRCDPKTGACRCEPGWWTPTCRRPCQCNPAGARCDQATGTCLCEAGWWGRRCSFHCSCNGSPCSQESGRCICRPGWWGPECREPCECVRGRCSAASGQCACPPGFRGVRCELPCPAGRYGPQCRHSCGHCKQNELCSADTGSCESCEPGWNGTQCHQPCPPGTFGDSCGQQCPHCRLGEACQPDTGHCQSCDPGWMGPSCNTSCPSGFHGNNCSVPCECPEGSCHPVSGACQLGPHSQDAALIAGILIPLLLLLLGMACCACCCWATRLDPKDRPASDGAAVSRMKLQVWGALASLGSVLPCGSLSSHKLPWVTVSHHDPEIPFNHSFIEPPSAGWASDDSFSSDSESGEEDEGPAYCVPPQEGMTPVAQAESPEASLAGGPFPPPEDASTPFAIPRTSSLARAKRPSVSFAEGTKFAPQSRRSSGELSSPLRKPKRLSRGAQSGPENQEAEETTGTEQAERDKVPPGAASPRDSASGHRRLPFGGRTVAERVEAIEGSVQESSGSVTTIYMLAGTPRESDGPVRSVLRRFGSFQKGQAEPKVKSAIPKPPRRALSRNKGSPRLASGSAGQSPGSTLNQELTGALESTGTGLEEVARGLGDGIKISGSAQEPVPEGDPPKQDPQKLADEEGQEEPQYENVAPISGPPEP; encoded by the exons ATGGGGCTGGGGTTGCTGCTCCCACTGCTGCTGCTCTGGATTCAAGAGACGCAGGGGTCTGAGCTGGACCCTAATGGGCAGCACGTCTGCATGGCCAACAG CCCCTCTGCTGAGCTCCAGTGCTGCCCAGGCTGGAGGCAGAAAGATCAAGAATGTACCATCC CCATCTGCGAGGGACATGATGCCTGCCGGGAAGACGAGGTATGCGTGAAACCAGGCCTCTGTAGATGCAAACCTGGATTCTTCGGGGCCCAGTGCAACTCCC GCTGCCCGGGCCAGTACTGGGGCCCTGACTGCCGCGAGAGCTGCGCCTGCTACCCGCATGGCCAGTGTGAGCCAGACACCGGCGTGTGCCACTGCCAAGCCGACCGCTGGGGCAGCCGCTGCGAGTTCGCGTGCGCCTGCAGCTCCCACGGGCGCTGCGACCCCAAGACGGGCGCGTGCCGCTGCGAGCCGGGCTGGTGGACGCCTACATGCCGCCGCCCGTGCCAGTGCAACCCCGCGGGGGCACGCTGCGATCAGGCCACCGGTACCTGCCTATGCGAGGCGGGCTGGTGGGGCCGCCGCTGCAGCTTCCACTGCTCCTGCAATGGCTCGCCGTGCTCGCAGGAGTCCGGCCGCTGCATTTGCCGGCCAGGCTGGTGGGGCCCCGAGTGCCGGGAGCCTTGCGAGTGCGTGCGCGGCCGCTGCAGCGCCGCCTCCGGCCAGTGTGCGTGCCCGCCCGGCTTCCGCGGCGTGCGCTGCGAGCTGCCCTGCCCCGCTGGCCGCTACGGGCCGCAGTGCCGCCACAG CTGTGGCCACTGCAAGCAGAATGAGCTGTGCtctgcagacacaggcagctgtGAGTCCTGTGAACCAGGCTGGAATGGGACTCAGTgccaccagccctgcccacctggcACCTTTGGCGACAGCTGTGGACAGCAGTGCCCCCACTGCCGGCTTGGGGAGGCCTGTCAGCCAGACACTGGGCACTGTCAGAGCTGTGATCCTGGCTGGATGGGGCCCAG CTGCAACACTTCGTGCCCATCTGGCTTCCATGGAAACAACTGCTCTGTTCCCTGTGAATGCCCTGAGGGATCCTGCCACCCTGTCTCTGGGGCCTGCCAGCTGG GGCCTCACAGTCAGGACGCTGCCCTCATCGCAGGCATTCTGATACCTCTGCTGCTGCTCCTCCTGGGCATGGCCTGCTGTGCCTGCTGCTGCTGGGCCACCCGGTTGGACCCCAAGGACAG GCCAGCAAGCGATGGAGCTGCTGTATCCAGGATGAAGCTCCAGGTCTGGGGGGCACTGGCCAGCCTGGGTTCTGTGCTGCCCTGCGGTTCCCTCAGTAGCCACAAGCTTCCCTGGGTGACAG tcTCCCACCACGACCCGGAGATCCCATTCAACCACAGCTTCATCGAGCCACCCTCTGCCGGCTGGGCCTCGGACGACTCCTTCTCTTCTGATTCTGAGTCTGGAGAGGAGGACGAGGGTcctgcctactgtgtgccacccCAAGAAG GGATGACCCCTGTGGCCCAAGCAGAGTCTCCAGAGGCCAGCCTGGCTGGaggtcccttccctccccctgaGGATGCCTCCACGCCGTTCGCCATCCCGCGCACTTCCAGCCTAGCGCGGGCCAAGCGGCCATCGGTCTCCTTTGCTGAAGGCACCAAGTTTGCACCGCAGAGTCGCCGAAGCTCAGGGGAGCTCTCTAGCCCTCTCCGAAAGCCCAAGCGACTCTCCCGGGGGGCCCAGTCAGGTCCTGAAAACCAGGAAGCTGAGGAGACCACAGGCACTGAGCAAGCAGAAAGGGACAAGGTCCCTCCTGGGGCAGCCAGCCCCAGGGATTCAGCCAGTGGCCACCGCCGGCTCCCATTTGGTGGCCGGACAGTGGCTGAGCGTGTGGAAGCCATCGAGGGCAGTGTCCAGGAGAGCTCAGGCTCTGTGACCACAATCTACATGCTGGCAGGGACACCCCGGGAATCTGATGGCCCCGTCCGGTCTGTCCTCCGCCGTTTTGGTAGCTTTCAGAAAGGCCAGGCGGAGCCCAAGGTCAAGAGTGCTATCCCCAAGCCTCCACGTCGGGCCCTGAGTCGGAACAAGGGCAGCCCCAGGCTGGCCTCTGGCTCTGCCGGTCAGAGCCCTGGCTCAACCCTGAATCAGGAGCTCACTGGGGCCTTGGAATCTACAGGAACTGGGCTAGAGGAGGTGGCGAGGGGTCTAGGGGATGGCATCAAGATTTCAGGCAGTGCCCAGGAGCCAGTCCCTGAGGGTGACCCCCCAAAACAGGATCCCCAGAAGCTGGCTGACGAGGAAGGGCAGGAAGAGCCCCAATATGAGAATGTTGCACCCATCTCTGGGCCACCAGAGCCCTGA
- the SCARF1 gene encoding scavenger receptor class F member 1 isoform X1 produces MGLGLLLPLLLLWIQETQGSELDPNGQHVCMANSPSAELQCCPGWRQKDQECTIPICEGHDACREDEVCVKPGLCRCKPGFFGAQCNSRCPGQYWGPDCRESCACYPHGQCEPDTGVCHCQADRWGSRCEFACACSSHGRCDPKTGACRCEPGWWTPTCRRPCQCNPAGARCDQATGTCLCEAGWWGRRCSFHCSCNGSPCSQESGRCICRPGWWGPECREPCECVRGRCSAASGQCACPPGFRGVRCELPCPAGRYGPQCRHSCGHCKQNELCSADTGSCESCEPGWNGTQCHQPCPPGTFGDSCGQQCPHCRLGEACQPDTGHCQSCDPGWMGPSCEEPCPSGTFGEGCGSTCPTCVQGSCDPVTGECVCNAGFWGSSCNTSCPSGFHGNNCSVPCECPEGSCHPVSGACQLGPHSQDAALIAGILIPLLLLLLGMACCACCCWATRLDPKDRPASDGAAVSRMKLQVWGALASLGSVLPCGSLSSHKLPWVTVSHHDPEIPFNHSFIEPPSAGWASDDSFSSDSESGEEDEGPAYCVPPQEGMTPVAQAESPEASLAGGPFPPPEDASTPFAIPRTSSLARAKRPSVSFAEGTKFAPQSRRSSGELSSPLRKPKRLSRGAQSGPENQEAEETTGTEQAERDKVPPGAASPRDSASGHRRLPFGGRTVAERVEAIEGSVQESSGSVTTIYMLAGTPRESDGPVRSVLRRFGSFQKGQAEPKVKSAIPKPPRRALSRNKGSPRLASGSAGQSPGSTLNQELTGALESTGTGLEEVARGLGDGIKISGSAQEPVPEGDPPKQDPQKLADEEGQEEPQYENVAPISGPPEP; encoded by the exons ATGGGGCTGGGGTTGCTGCTCCCACTGCTGCTGCTCTGGATTCAAGAGACGCAGGGGTCTGAGCTGGACCCTAATGGGCAGCACGTCTGCATGGCCAACAG CCCCTCTGCTGAGCTCCAGTGCTGCCCAGGCTGGAGGCAGAAAGATCAAGAATGTACCATCC CCATCTGCGAGGGACATGATGCCTGCCGGGAAGACGAGGTATGCGTGAAACCAGGCCTCTGTAGATGCAAACCTGGATTCTTCGGGGCCCAGTGCAACTCCC GCTGCCCGGGCCAGTACTGGGGCCCTGACTGCCGCGAGAGCTGCGCCTGCTACCCGCATGGCCAGTGTGAGCCAGACACCGGCGTGTGCCACTGCCAAGCCGACCGCTGGGGCAGCCGCTGCGAGTTCGCGTGCGCCTGCAGCTCCCACGGGCGCTGCGACCCCAAGACGGGCGCGTGCCGCTGCGAGCCGGGCTGGTGGACGCCTACATGCCGCCGCCCGTGCCAGTGCAACCCCGCGGGGGCACGCTGCGATCAGGCCACCGGTACCTGCCTATGCGAGGCGGGCTGGTGGGGCCGCCGCTGCAGCTTCCACTGCTCCTGCAATGGCTCGCCGTGCTCGCAGGAGTCCGGCCGCTGCATTTGCCGGCCAGGCTGGTGGGGCCCCGAGTGCCGGGAGCCTTGCGAGTGCGTGCGCGGCCGCTGCAGCGCCGCCTCCGGCCAGTGTGCGTGCCCGCCCGGCTTCCGCGGCGTGCGCTGCGAGCTGCCCTGCCCCGCTGGCCGCTACGGGCCGCAGTGCCGCCACAG CTGTGGCCACTGCAAGCAGAATGAGCTGTGCtctgcagacacaggcagctgtGAGTCCTGTGAACCAGGCTGGAATGGGACTCAGTgccaccagccctgcccacctggcACCTTTGGCGACAGCTGTGGACAGCAGTGCCCCCACTGCCGGCTTGGGGAGGCCTGTCAGCCAGACACTGGGCACTGTCAGAGCTGTGATCCTGGCTGGATGGGGCCCAG CTGTGAAGAGCCCTGCCCCAGTGGCACCTTTGGGGAGGGCTGTGGCTCGACCTGCCCCACCTGTGTTCAGGGGTCCTGTGATCCTGTGACTGGGGAATGTGTCTGCAACGCCGGCTTCTGGGGGTCCAG CTGCAACACTTCGTGCCCATCTGGCTTCCATGGAAACAACTGCTCTGTTCCCTGTGAATGCCCTGAGGGATCCTGCCACCCTGTCTCTGGGGCCTGCCAGCTGG GGCCTCACAGTCAGGACGCTGCCCTCATCGCAGGCATTCTGATACCTCTGCTGCTGCTCCTCCTGGGCATGGCCTGCTGTGCCTGCTGCTGCTGGGCCACCCGGTTGGACCCCAAGGACAG GCCAGCAAGCGATGGAGCTGCTGTATCCAGGATGAAGCTCCAGGTCTGGGGGGCACTGGCCAGCCTGGGTTCTGTGCTGCCCTGCGGTTCCCTCAGTAGCCACAAGCTTCCCTGGGTGACAG tcTCCCACCACGACCCGGAGATCCCATTCAACCACAGCTTCATCGAGCCACCCTCTGCCGGCTGGGCCTCGGACGACTCCTTCTCTTCTGATTCTGAGTCTGGAGAGGAGGACGAGGGTcctgcctactgtgtgccacccCAAGAAG GGATGACCCCTGTGGCCCAAGCAGAGTCTCCAGAGGCCAGCCTGGCTGGaggtcccttccctccccctgaGGATGCCTCCACGCCGTTCGCCATCCCGCGCACTTCCAGCCTAGCGCGGGCCAAGCGGCCATCGGTCTCCTTTGCTGAAGGCACCAAGTTTGCACCGCAGAGTCGCCGAAGCTCAGGGGAGCTCTCTAGCCCTCTCCGAAAGCCCAAGCGACTCTCCCGGGGGGCCCAGTCAGGTCCTGAAAACCAGGAAGCTGAGGAGACCACAGGCACTGAGCAAGCAGAAAGGGACAAGGTCCCTCCTGGGGCAGCCAGCCCCAGGGATTCAGCCAGTGGCCACCGCCGGCTCCCATTTGGTGGCCGGACAGTGGCTGAGCGTGTGGAAGCCATCGAGGGCAGTGTCCAGGAGAGCTCAGGCTCTGTGACCACAATCTACATGCTGGCAGGGACACCCCGGGAATCTGATGGCCCCGTCCGGTCTGTCCTCCGCCGTTTTGGTAGCTTTCAGAAAGGCCAGGCGGAGCCCAAGGTCAAGAGTGCTATCCCCAAGCCTCCACGTCGGGCCCTGAGTCGGAACAAGGGCAGCCCCAGGCTGGCCTCTGGCTCTGCCGGTCAGAGCCCTGGCTCAACCCTGAATCAGGAGCTCACTGGGGCCTTGGAATCTACAGGAACTGGGCTAGAGGAGGTGGCGAGGGGTCTAGGGGATGGCATCAAGATTTCAGGCAGTGCCCAGGAGCCAGTCCCTGAGGGTGACCCCCCAAAACAGGATCCCCAGAAGCTGGCTGACGAGGAAGGGCAGGAAGAGCCCCAATATGAGAATGTTGCACCCATCTCTGGGCCACCAGAGCCCTGA